One window of the Halobacillus litoralis genome contains the following:
- the dpaA gene encoding dipicolinic acid synthetase subunit A, whose amino-acid sequence MLTGYHVAVIGGDARQIELIRRLNEWDATVYLAGFDQLNESFREAIDLDFDSQQVEKLDAVILPVPGTDDDGKIEGIFSNQLIHLPEEWLKRTPDHCLIFTGITNTHLTKLANKVNRSLIPLMDRDDVAIYNSIPTVEGTLMLVIQHTDFTIHGSKVIVLGLGRLGMSLARTFDHLGAEVLVGVRSSKSAARVYEMGLKSIDMNEIDKVDMTCDILLNTVPQLVVNASVIKQLPSHALILDLASKPGGTDFRYADKRGVKALLAPGLPGIVAPKTAGRIIADVVSRLLNQNVRKENG is encoded by the coding sequence ATGCTAACAGGATATCATGTTGCGGTTATAGGGGGCGATGCCCGGCAGATCGAACTCATACGAAGGCTGAATGAATGGGACGCAACTGTTTATTTAGCAGGATTCGATCAACTGAACGAAAGCTTCAGAGAAGCGATCGACTTGGATTTTGATAGTCAACAAGTGGAGAAGTTGGATGCAGTTATTCTTCCGGTTCCGGGAACAGACGATGACGGAAAGATCGAGGGCATTTTCTCAAATCAGCTCATTCATCTACCGGAAGAGTGGTTGAAAAGAACACCAGATCATTGTCTGATCTTCACTGGTATAACAAATACTCACCTGACGAAATTAGCAAATAAAGTCAACCGTTCTCTTATCCCTCTTATGGATCGAGATGATGTAGCTATTTACAATTCGATCCCGACGGTGGAAGGGACGTTGATGTTGGTCATTCAACATACAGACTTTACAATTCACGGTTCAAAAGTAATCGTCTTAGGTCTTGGTCGTCTCGGTATGAGTCTTGCAAGAACTTTCGATCACTTAGGGGCAGAAGTATTGGTTGGCGTACGTTCGTCAAAAAGTGCCGCGAGGGTATATGAAATGGGGTTGAAATCAATTGACATGAATGAAATCGACAAGGTGGATATGACGTGCGACATTTTATTGAATACCGTCCCACAGCTTGTCGTCAATGCCTCTGTGATAAAACAACTGCCCTCCCATGCATTGATTCTCGATCTTGCATCAAAGCCTGGAGGTACAGATTTTCGTTACGCAGATAAAAGGGGAGTCAAAGCCTTGTTAGCCCCTGGACTTCCCGGCATCGTAGCGCCTAAGACAGCTGGAAGAATCATCGCTGATGTGGTCTCACGTTTGTTGAACCAAAATGTACGAAAGGAGAATGGTTAA
- a CDS encoding YlmC/YmxH family sporulation protein, with translation MRMKALSKKEVIDVENGEKLGVLGRADLIIDPDSGMIKSLVILNQGLIGFGAARKELTIDWHQIKTIGDETILLKKQ, from the coding sequence ATGAGGATGAAGGCATTATCGAAAAAAGAAGTGATCGATGTGGAGAATGGTGAAAAACTCGGTGTACTAGGTAGAGCAGATCTCATTATTGATCCTGATTCCGGAATGATCAAGTCCTTAGTCATTCTGAACCAGGGTTTGATCGGTTTCGGGGCAGCTAGAAAAGAATTGACGATCGATTGGCATCAAATCAAAACCATTGGCGATGAAACCATTCTCTTGAAAAAACAGTAA
- a CDS encoding dipicolinate synthase subunit B — protein sequence MSKLKGKVIGFGLTGSHCTYHEVFPIMQELVDLGATVIPVLSYTVQNTDTRFGDAVDHLKKIEEITGEKPILTIPDAEPLGPKRPLDCMVIAPLTGNSTSKFANALTDSPVLMAAKATLRNENPVVLAVSTNDALGLNGVNVMRLMATKNIYFVPLGQDHPFKKPNSLVADMKLIPETIEAALEGKQRQPVLIERYPN from the coding sequence ATGTCTAAGTTGAAAGGTAAAGTGATAGGTTTTGGACTTACGGGCTCCCACTGCACGTATCATGAAGTTTTCCCCATCATGCAAGAACTCGTGGATTTGGGCGCCACCGTCATTCCCGTTTTATCTTATACGGTTCAGAATACAGATACAAGGTTTGGAGATGCAGTCGATCATTTGAAAAAAATTGAGGAGATCACAGGAGAAAAACCGATCCTGACCATTCCTGACGCAGAACCACTTGGACCTAAGCGTCCACTCGATTGTATGGTCATCGCACCACTCACGGGAAATTCAACAAGTAAGTTCGCTAATGCCTTGACGGATTCTCCTGTATTGATGGCAGCCAAAGCTACTCTGCGAAATGAGAATCCTGTTGTCTTGGCTGTTTCTACAAATGATGCACTTGGACTGAACGGAGTAAATGTGATGCGTTTAATGGCTACAAAGAACATTTACTTTGTCCCGCTCGGGCAGGATCATCCTTTTAAAAAGCCGAATTCCCTCGTAGCGGACATGAAACTCATACCTGAAACGATCGAGGCAGCTTTGGAAGGGAAGCAGCGTCAGCCGGTTTTAATCGAAAGGTACCCAAATTAA